From the Desulfolucanica intricata genome, the window AATTTACCCGAAGAATTAATAAACATTATCGCTACCGGGATCGACTAAAAAACCACCTACAAATAATGGGATGCAGCCCAGGCTAAAATAAAACCAATGAGAAAACTCAATACCACGTAAAGTCCGGCAACAGCCGGCTTTTTGTTTTCTACTAACTGGAGAACTTCATATTCAAAGGTCGAGAAAGTTGTAAAAGCACCTAAAAACCCTATGCCTAACCCGTATTTAAGCTCATTCTGCAGATTCCAGACCAGGTTGGGATGAGTAACCACAAGCCCTAAAATAAAGCTCCCCAATATGTTTATGATAAAAGTAGCCATTGGAAAACTCTTCTTCCAGTATTTATTAATTATCTTACTTGATAAATATCTGCTGCAGGCTCCAAGAAAACCGCCGATACCGACCAGAAAAGCATTACTCATCCTCGGCAATCCTTTCTAACTTTGTTTCTTCACTTTTCATATTAGTTAAAAATACTTTTCCTACAAACCTACCGGCAAAGGAAAGTAGGAAACCAAAAATAAAGCTGACACCAATATATAACAAAGCATTTAAGGGAGAAGCCTCCGCTATTTTGACCACCTCAACGCTTAAGGAAGAAAACGTTGTAAAAGAACCTGTAAAACCGGTGGAAACAGCCAATACCAGATAAGAAGAACTTTGAAAATATTCTAATATTACTGTTAGAAAAAAGGCTAAGAAAATGCTGCCTACCAGGTTTACGATGAGTGTTCCCACCGGAAACCAGTCATGCGAGTTTAAAGGTACAGTAATATAGTACCTAACTAAGGCACCCAAAACCCCGCCAATACCTACACTTATAATACTTTTCATAACATGTATCTCCCGTTCAAACTATTTTACAACTGTTACGGTGCAGTGCGAATCTTCCACGACCCAAAATATAAAACTGCCTCATACTGCTCCTGCAGCGATAAACTGTACCTTTTGAACCGGGGAAATCCCTTCTGGCTGTATCCAACACTGTATTAAACTGAATTAATAATGTTTTATAAATTCCATCGGATGAACCTTTACCTTTTTTGCCTGAATTTCTCCCCATTCAGTATTTCATCTCCTAAAAGGAATCGATTTGACGGGATTATATACCGGCGTCGAGGAATTTGTTTATGCCAGAATCTAATAATAGAAATATCAGATAACACCGTAATATGTTTAATCCCCCATTTTCGCCTGTGCCATATATAAGCCTGAACATGCTTAGGTTTAATATTTCTGATATCACATACCATGAACTTTTCAGCGATAAATCGAAGAAAAGGCTTAATCTGATGAAAACGGATTCGCCTACTTTTAACCCAGCCGGTGCGGCTAGAGCGGGCAACTGTTGCCATTTGCTTGGTTAAGGCATTTGCCAGTGTATAGCAGCTGTTATTTGAGCTTTGGTGCTTCTTCTGATACGATGTTCCAATCGACGCCAAATTTGTCAGTCAAGGATGCTCGGACTATATTCCCCTTTGCCGAAATCCCTATTTCATCGGCAAACCAAAAAGTTGTTCCGCAGATTTGCATTTCAGCATGTAAAATCCAGGTGCTTAAATCAGATGGTGGAGTCTTAATACCATCCGGAACGTATTCTCCGTATGGCATTGTCATTCCAACTTCGCTTTCAAACGCTTTTTGATAAAAATCCAAAACCTCTCTACAATTACCATTAAATACAAGATATGGTGTAACCATGTTTGTCCCCCCCATTTTATAATCCTCTGACTGTGACGCAGATTGTCTACGGAAACTTTCTTGTTGATCATTCACTTATAATTATAGACATTATTACGCTTTTATCATCAAATATTCACTATAGAATAGCCCAGGGAAGGCTAAACCCTGGGCGAGGTTGCGATTATTTATACTCCAAAATCATCTATGAGCCATTGTGAATTCTCATCTTTTCTTATAACAAAATACCACCAGTCATATGTCCCACTATCTAGTGGTTCTATCAGTAAATCTAACCTTCTTTGCCGTTTCTTTATCCTTTACAAACCTTGCTATATACCCACCCTGGGAAAGATGACTGTTATCCGGCGCCAGCTGAAGAACTATTTCACTACTGATATTCATTTTCTCCAGCAGCGGAATCGGCAAGTATATTCTTCCAATACGGTCCATGTTTTCCTTAAAATAAGCTTTACATTTAGTTGTTTTCTTCAGTCGAATGATTAATTCCATAATCGGCAAATTAACTACCCCCTTGTTAAATTTAGAACTAAATAAAAAATAAGCCTCAGCTCATATAAAGGCTTTCAATAATCTTTTTTCGTTTTTCCCTGGCATGATCTGCCGGATCACCCTCTTTGGTATCCTCAGCCAGTCTTTTTGCTGCATCCTCAGTTTTGATGGTTTCAATAACTGAAAGCAACAGTCCCAAAAAACTTTTCTTAACCTTTCCCTGTGTTTCAAACTTTTTTGTTCTATGAATAGCTAGTCGGACCTGTTCTTTAGTAGCACCGGTCCGACTAGTAAGTTCAGTCATCAACTCATCAGTATCACTGAAATGCAGTGGCAACTCAGGCAAAGATTTATTATCAGTTTGAATTACCGGCTTTGAATCCTTTATCTGGTCATTCAATCCATTATTTAATTTTTCAATTGGATGGATTGATATTTTTTCTTTGTTAGTAGTCTCTATAGTAATCTCTGGTATTGCTTTTCGATTTTCCGCTGTTTGATTTTTTATTTCTGAATTTTGATTTTCTAAATTAGAAACTCGGTCTGATATTGTTGAAATCATGTAATTCCATGATTAAACCTCCAATCTCCTAATCGATGTATTTGTAAAAAACAAAATTAATGTTTTTAAAACTAAAAAGAGAGAACCCAATTAGTGGTTCTCTCTTTTTGACGGTACTTTATTAATTATTATTTTTGTTCATAATATACAGATGTTGCGCATTAATAATTTCTATTTTAATTGGAAATACCTATAATATTAAAAATAAGGTGGGATAAAGTTTTGTTTGGAAAAAGTATTTTTTTCTTCTATAAAGCTTTATTGTTTGGCATTGCAACTATTACAGTTATCCCAAGGCAAGTTTATAAAAGATTTCTCATTTATGGATTCATCTTTGGAGCCATAGGAGACGTAATTATGGCAACAATTTTGGGTCCAATTTTACAATTAATAAAATACTTAAATATGGGACCTTTTAATATATTTGGTATAGTATCTTTTTGGACACCTATTGCATGGATGTTTGCATTTATGTTATTCTTCTA encodes:
- the crcB gene encoding fluoride efflux transporter CrcB; this translates as MSNAFLVGIGGFLGACSRYLSSKIINKYWKKSFPMATFIINILGSFILGLVVTHPNLVWNLQNELKYGLGIGFLGAFTTFSTFEYEVLQLVENKKPAVAGLYVVLSFLIGFILAWAASHYL
- a CDS encoding fluoride efflux transporter FluC — protein: MKSIISVGIGGVLGALVRYYITVPLNSHDWFPVGTLIVNLVGSIFLAFFLTVILEYFQSSSYLVLAVSTGFTGSFTTFSSLSVEVVKIAEASPLNALLYIGVSFIFGFLLSFAGRFVGKVFLTNMKSEETKLERIAEDE
- a CDS encoding phage integrase N-terminal domain-containing protein yields the protein MASIGTSYQKKHQSSNNSCYTLANALTKQMATVARSSRTGWVKSRRIRFHQIKPFLRFIAEKFMVCDIRNIKPKHVQAYIWHRRKWGIKHITVLSDISIIRFWHKQIPRRRYIIPSNRFLLGDEILNGEKFRQKR
- a CDS encoding DUF4829 domain-containing protein; translation: MKKRQRRLDLLIEPLDSGTYDWWYFVIRKDENSQWLIDDFGV